The Staphylococcus carnosus genome has a segment encoding these proteins:
- a CDS encoding SRPBCC family protein, whose product MARYNIENDVVVISLERLMRINPELIYQAWTDADVMRRWFMTSNRSNKSIDLIPEEGRRYEIVDERNGKTNKITGVYQELEAPNRIVMTIGMPELSDKEDTIEVEIFEREPGSDITQMNFQYTAVVPKERRWTTLEYKQQKKEYHDSTAHGFENMFVKLQDILTEMQKEQEEF is encoded by the coding sequence GTGGCAAGATATAACATAGAAAATGATGTGGTAGTCATTTCTTTGGAACGATTAATGCGTATCAATCCTGAATTAATTTATCAAGCATGGACAGATGCAGATGTTATGAGACGTTGGTTTATGACATCTAATCGCTCAAACAAATCTATAGACTTGATTCCAGAAGAAGGTCGACGTTATGAAATCGTTGATGAACGAAATGGCAAAACGAATAAAATTACAGGTGTTTATCAAGAATTAGAAGCACCCAATCGTATTGTGATGACGATCGGAATGCCTGAACTAAGTGATAAAGAAGACACGATTGAAGTTGAAATCTTTGAACGTGAACCAGGTTCTGATATCACACAAATGAATTTCCAATATACTGCTGTTGTTCCGAAAGAACGACGCTGGACGACATTGGAATACAAGCAGCAAAAGAAAGAATATCATGATTCAACTGCACATGGATTTGAAAATATGTTTGTGAAATTACAAGATATTTTGACAGAGATGCAGAAAGAACAAGAAGAATTTTAA
- the glpT gene encoding glycerol-3-phosphate transporter — protein MFNFLKPPSPRKPLPSDEVDNTYKKLRLQVFLGIFIGYAGYYLLRKNFSLAMPDLIDQGFSKGQLGIALSAVSIAYGFSKFVMGMVSDRSNARVFLSLGLILTVIINLLLGFVPFFTSGILIMFIMLFLNGWFQGMGWPPSGRVLVHWYSVSERGSKTALWNVAHNVGGGLMAPIATWGISMTALYNFGYLKGFEGAFIYPAVFAIIIAIISFFLVRDTPQSQGLPPIEVYRDDYPNASKETMETELTTKEILFKYVLNNKWVWAIAFANIFVYFVRYGVLDWAPVYLSEEKHFDMKESGWAYFLYEWAGIPGTLLCGWLSDKLFKGRRGPAGFFFMLGVTIFVLIYWLNPAGNPWIDNLSLVAIGFLIYGPVMLIGLQALDYVPKKAAGTAAGLTGLFGYLFGAVMANIVLGFVVDQFGWNVGFILLTIVSLLAMFSFILTWNKRGQETV, from the coding sequence ATGTTTAATTTTTTAAAGCCCCCTTCTCCCCGGAAACCTTTGCCGAGTGATGAAGTGGACAATACATATAAAAAATTAAGATTACAAGTATTTTTAGGAATTTTTATCGGTTATGCAGGCTATTATTTACTGCGCAAAAACTTTTCATTAGCAATGCCAGATCTCATTGATCAAGGGTTTAGTAAAGGGCAATTAGGTATTGCATTATCTGCTGTTTCCATTGCTTATGGCTTCAGTAAGTTTGTAATGGGAATGGTCAGTGACAGGAGTAACGCGCGTGTGTTCTTAAGTCTCGGCTTAATTTTAACTGTCATCATCAATTTACTTCTTGGCTTTGTACCATTCTTTACGTCCGGCATACTGATTATGTTCATCATGCTCTTTTTAAATGGATGGTTCCAAGGTATGGGTTGGCCGCCATCTGGACGTGTCTTAGTACACTGGTACAGTGTTAGTGAACGTGGCAGTAAAACTGCTTTATGGAATGTCGCACATAATGTCGGCGGCGGTTTGATGGCACCAATAGCAACTTGGGGCATTTCGATGACTGCACTTTATAATTTCGGTTATTTAAAGGGTTTTGAAGGTGCATTTATCTACCCCGCTGTATTCGCAATTATTATCGCAATTATTTCATTCTTCTTAGTCAGAGATACACCGCAATCTCAAGGTTTACCTCCAATTGAGGTATATCGTGATGATTATCCGAACGCATCAAAAGAAACAATGGAAACAGAGTTGACGACAAAAGAAATACTTTTCAAATATGTCTTAAATAATAAATGGGTATGGGCAATAGCTTTTGCAAATATCTTTGTTTACTTTGTACGATACGGCGTTTTAGATTGGGCACCTGTTTATTTAAGTGAAGAAAAACATTTTGACATGAAAGAATCAGGATGGGCTTACTTCCTTTATGAATGGGCAGGTATTCCTGGTACATTACTGTGCGGATGGCTTTCAGATAAGCTATTCAAAGGACGACGCGGTCCTGCAGGATTCTTCTTTATGTTAGGTGTTACGATTTTCGTCCTTATCTATTGGTTGAATCCAGCTGGTAATCCTTGGATTGATAATCTTTCTTTAGTAGCTATCGGTTTCTTAATCTATGGTCCTGTTATGCTGATTGGATTACAGGCACTTGATTACGTACCGAAAAAAGCAGCTGGTACGGCTGCTGGCTTAACTGGTTTATTCGGTTACTTATTTGGTGCAGTGATGGCAAATATTGTACTTGGATTTGTGGTTGATCAATTCGGTTGGAATGTAGGTTTTATTTTATTAACGATTGTAAGTTTACTTGCAATGTTCAGCTTTATTTTAACTTGGAATAAACGTGGTCAAGAAACAGTATAA
- a CDS encoding HAD family hydrolase, translating into MKYRAVVFDFDGTIIDTEQHLFETINKHLEMHGKTPISIDYYRASIGGAASELHTYLENEIGEKETEALYDDHHTQSAHLPMIENIRKLMNLLEKKSVPMAIATSSSRSNIQPTLEALDLPERMSVIVGREDVDEVKPAPDLYLKAVQELNLNPVSCLAIEDSVNGATAAETAGLGVIVNTNAMTELMNFDALQLVGKNMTADQIDTEFFN; encoded by the coding sequence ATGAAATATAGAGCAGTTGTATTTGATTTTGATGGGACAATTATTGATACAGAACAACATCTATTCGAGACGATAAATAAGCATTTAGAAATGCATGGAAAAACGCCTATTTCTATTGACTATTATCGTGCATCTATCGGTGGTGCTGCTTCTGAGTTGCATACATATTTGGAAAATGAAATTGGTGAAAAAGAGACAGAAGCATTGTATGATGATCATCATACCCAAAGTGCCCATTTGCCTATGATAGAAAATATACGCAAGTTGATGAATCTGTTAGAAAAGAAAAGCGTTCCAATGGCAATAGCTACAAGCAGCAGTCGTTCTAATATACAACCTACTTTAGAAGCCTTGGATTTACCTGAACGAATGTCAGTGATTGTAGGAAGAGAAGATGTAGATGAGGTAAAACCAGCACCGGACTTATATTTAAAAGCTGTGCAAGAATTAAATTTAAATCCTGTTAGCTGCTTAGCTATTGAAGATTCTGTGAATGGCGCAACCGCAGCTGAAACAGCCGGGCTTGGTGTTATAGTTAATACGAATGCTATGACAGAGTTAATGAATTTTGATGCATTGCAATTAGTGGGTAAGAATATGACTGCTGATCAAATAGATACTGAATTTTTTAATTAA
- a CDS encoding formate/nitrite transporter family protein gives MNEKNIRWDKVFYGRQWVNDVVATIRTKDVLQATFMRRYLLRAMMAGFIISIISVFVLAIKASLIDHTTAGIVNIVGAIAFSFALVLILFTNSELLTSNFMYFTVGMYYRVIKPWRVFKIFMLCFLGNILGALAFFLILRMSDSMTPDMMKQLSEVIHHKTMTASFLELLAKGIFANFFINISLVIAMQIDDILAKMFVMMFGVAVFAFMGYEHVVYNACLFIGGIVYNVDVLHFWPAVINIIAAFIGNYIGGGLIIGLFYAFLNDHHQFEKE, from the coding sequence ATGAATGAAAAGAATATTCGTTGGGATAAAGTATTTTATGGACGACAGTGGGTTAATGATGTCGTTGCTACAATTCGTACGAAAGATGTACTGCAAGCTACATTTATGCGTCGCTATTTACTTCGTGCGATGATGGCTGGTTTTATTATTAGTATTATTTCAGTCTTCGTACTCGCAATCAAAGCAAGTTTAATTGATCATACCACTGCTGGAATCGTCAATATTGTCGGTGCGATTGCCTTCAGTTTTGCGTTAGTATTGATTTTATTTACAAACTCTGAGCTTTTAACCAGCAACTTTATGTATTTTACTGTTGGAATGTATTATCGCGTCATTAAACCTTGGCGGGTATTCAAAATCTTTATGCTATGTTTCTTAGGTAATATATTAGGTGCATTAGCCTTCTTCTTAATATTACGTATGAGCGATAGTATGACACCTGACATGATGAAACAACTTTCTGAAGTTATCCATCATAAAACGATGACAGCAAGCTTTTTAGAACTACTGGCTAAAGGCATTTTCGCCAACTTCTTCATTAATATTTCTTTAGTTATTGCAATGCAGATTGATGATATTTTAGCGAAAATGTTCGTCATGATGTTCGGGGTAGCAGTATTCGCATTTATGGGATATGAACACGTTGTTTACAATGCATGTCTATTTATCGGCGGTATTGTTTATAATGTTGATGTTCTGCATTTCTGGCCGGCAGTGATCAATATTATCGCTGCTTTTATTGGTAACTATATCGGTGGCGGTCTTATCATTGGTCTGTTTTATGCTTTCTTAAATGACCATCATCAATTTGAAAAAGAATGA
- a CDS encoding amino acid permease, with protein sequence MEETQLQRGLSSRQIQMIALGGTIGVGLFMGATSTIKWTGPSVIFAYLIVGLFLFLVMRAMGEMVYLHPTTGSFANFASDYIHPVAGYLTAWSNIFQWVVVGMSEVIAVGEYMRYWFPTLPEWIPGVIVIVLLAGANLVSVKAFGEFEFWFAMIKIVTIILMIIAGFGLIFFGLGNGGHAIGLSNLWSHGGFMPNGWVGFFFALSIVVGSYQGVELIGITAGETKDPQKNIKKAVNGVIWRILIFYIGAIFVIVTVYPWDELGNIGSPFTQTFAKVGITFAAGLINFVVLTAAMSGCNSGIFSASRMIYTLAQHKQLPKIFLKVMKNGVPVYPVLAMGIGIFVGVILNIVLPMFIKGADSIFVYVYSASILPGMIPWFMILISHIRFRRLHPEEVEGHPFTMPGGVAASYLTIAFLLLVLVGMLFNKETVVSVVIGLIFLAFMTAFYFVRGYDRLPDEDQHLK encoded by the coding sequence ATGGAAGAAACTCAATTGCAACGAGGATTAAGTTCTAGACAGATACAAATGATTGCACTGGGCGGTACAATCGGTGTTGGTTTATTTATGGGTGCGACAAGTACAATTAAATGGACAGGTCCGTCAGTCATTTTTGCTTATCTGATCGTAGGTTTATTTTTATTTTTAGTTATGCGTGCTATGGGAGAAATGGTTTATTTACATCCGACAACAGGGTCATTTGCAAACTTCGCAAGTGATTATATTCATCCAGTTGCGGGTTATTTAACAGCTTGGAGTAATATATTCCAATGGGTTGTTGTAGGTATGAGTGAAGTTATCGCAGTCGGAGAATATATGAGATATTGGTTCCCGACATTACCAGAATGGATTCCTGGAGTTATTGTAATTGTGTTACTAGCAGGGGCGAACTTAGTATCAGTTAAGGCATTTGGTGAATTTGAATTCTGGTTCGCAATGATTAAAATTGTAACGATTATTTTAATGATTATTGCAGGTTTCGGTCTGATCTTCTTCGGATTAGGTAACGGCGGACATGCAATCGGACTTTCAAACTTATGGTCTCATGGCGGATTTATGCCAAACGGCTGGGTTGGATTCTTCTTTGCATTATCTATTGTTGTTGGTTCATACCAAGGGGTAGAACTGATAGGTATTACAGCAGGGGAAACAAAAGATCCTCAAAAGAACATTAAAAAAGCAGTAAATGGTGTTATCTGGCGTATTTTGATTTTCTATATTGGTGCAATTTTTGTAATTGTAACAGTATATCCTTGGGATGAGTTAGGCAATATCGGTAGTCCATTTACACAAACTTTCGCAAAAGTAGGTATTACATTTGCAGCTGGTTTAATCAACTTTGTAGTATTAACTGCTGCAATGTCAGGTTGTAACTCAGGTATCTTCAGTGCAAGTCGTATGATTTATACATTAGCGCAGCATAAACAATTACCGAAAATTTTCTTGAAAGTCATGAAAAATGGTGTTCCAGTTTATCCTGTATTAGCAATGGGAATCGGTATCTTTGTTGGTGTTATCTTAAATATTGTTTTACCAATGTTTATCAAAGGTGCTGACAGCATTTTCGTATATGTATACAGTGCATCTATTTTACCAGGTATGATTCCTTGGTTTATGATTTTAATCAGTCATATCCGCTTCCGCAGATTGCACCCTGAAGAAGTTGAAGGACATCCTTTCACAATGCCGGGCGGTGTTGCGGCAAGTTATTTAACAATTGCCTTCTTATTATTAGTATTAGTAGGTATGTTATTTAATAAAGAAACTGTTGTATCAGTAGTCATTGGTTTAATTTTCTTAGCATTTATGACAGCATTCTACTTTGTCAGAGGCTATGATAGATTGCCGGATGAAGATCAGCATTTAAAATAA
- a CDS encoding MurR/RpiR family transcriptional regulator translates to MTNILYKLESKYPSLTKSEKKIADYILRRPQQIVDMTTHTLADRTSTSPSSVVRFGYKITDGGFQELKTEVSKYMSARTKPRQLELQSNESLDTIKRKMLSRTTQTLCKVSDAVDENDIDKVCARLKQSRTVFIFGFGASYVAARDLFQKLSRVGINVHCIEGVHTLINVIATHDARDCLFIISNSGEHNELEAIARVASDYHLFLISLMGNKENPITNYTDIDLIYGETDESEVRMAATTSLTAQLFMINVLYYRYLSLDFSNSLDLVTQSKMALNNYKKHLSNIEFEH, encoded by the coding sequence ATGACAAACATTTTATATAAGTTAGAATCTAAATACCCTTCTCTCACTAAAAGCGAGAAGAAAATAGCAGACTATATTTTGCGACGTCCGCAACAAATTGTCGATATGACAACACACACACTTGCTGACCGGACAAGTACGAGCCCATCTTCTGTCGTGCGATTCGGATATAAAATCACAGATGGCGGTTTTCAAGAATTGAAAACAGAAGTTTCAAAATATATGTCTGCCCGCACAAAACCACGTCAACTTGAATTACAATCTAATGAATCACTCGATACCATTAAACGCAAAATGTTGTCTCGAACTACCCAAACATTGTGCAAAGTATCTGATGCAGTAGATGAAAACGATATTGATAAAGTTTGTGCTAGATTAAAACAATCACGGACCGTCTTTATTTTTGGTTTTGGTGCTTCATACGTTGCTGCAAGAGATTTATTTCAAAAACTATCTCGTGTCGGCATCAATGTACACTGCATTGAAGGTGTGCATACACTAATCAACGTTATTGCTACACATGATGCAAGAGATTGTCTTTTTATCATTTCAAATAGCGGAGAACACAATGAATTAGAAGCCATTGCACGTGTTGCTTCTGACTATCATCTATTCTTAATATCACTCATGGGAAATAAAGAAAATCCTATCACAAATTACACTGATATTGATTTAATTTATGGTGAAACAGATGAAAGTGAAGTACGCATGGCAGCGACTACATCACTTACCGCACAATTATTTATGATTAATGTCCTTTATTACCGTTACCTTTCATTGGACTTTTCAAATTCCTTAGATTTAGTCACGCAGTCTAAAATGGCCTTAAATAATTACAAAAAACATTTATCTAATATTGAATTTGAGCATTAA
- a CDS encoding CPBP family intramembrane glutamic endopeptidase: MVLRKDKPAWRDLWLLPIALVGIFAFSGLEMLVALNFHAPFNEDTLNGVGAIGQMLSYIVVLIVFYYFHYQEMPGRLSAGWAYVKKHWLFLVIVLLIVMGLESLYNQLMAMLPEGIGFKETQNEESLDVLFKNPAFLPLSFLFVVILAPVVEELFFRNVIIGELGKKFNYIVMGVISAITFAGMHVIGATSPFEFGSYFIIAVALVYVYFKSGKNTAATIFIHMTNNLVSFIMTAFFS, from the coding sequence ATGGTTTTAAGAAAAGATAAACCAGCATGGAGAGATTTATGGCTGCTGCCCATTGCACTTGTAGGAATATTTGCATTTTCTGGACTTGAGATGCTTGTAGCTTTAAACTTCCATGCACCATTTAATGAAGACACACTGAACGGCGTAGGCGCCATCGGGCAAATGTTAAGTTACATAGTTGTTTTAATTGTTTTTTATTATTTTCATTATCAAGAAATGCCTGGTCGTTTAAGCGCAGGATGGGCATATGTTAAAAAACATTGGCTATTTTTAGTGATTGTGCTTCTCATCGTTATGGGATTGGAATCATTATACAATCAATTAATGGCCATGTTGCCTGAAGGAATTGGATTTAAAGAAACTCAAAATGAAGAGAGTTTAGATGTACTTTTTAAAAATCCAGCTTTTTTACCATTGAGTTTTTTATTTGTAGTAATATTAGCGCCAGTGGTGGAAGAACTATTCTTTAGAAATGTGATAATTGGCGAGTTAGGAAAGAAATTTAATTATATTGTGATGGGTGTTATTTCTGCTATTACATTTGCTGGTATGCATGTGATTGGTGCAACATCACCATTTGAATTTGGTTCATACTTTATTATCGCAGTTGCTTTAGTTTATGTATACTTTAAATCTGGTAAAAATACCGCAGCAACAATTTTTATTCACATGACAAATAATCTCGTTTCATTTATCATGACTGCATTCTTCAGCTGA
- a CDS encoding helix-turn-helix transcriptional regulator translates to MNKVERQNKLIQFIETNDQLTATQLAKKLEVSKRTILRDIQDLENQGVQIIAKQGVLGGYRIQPDHSPIKLELTEDQMLALFMTLNESQSYTKLPYRKEIQQLIKKCLNQPATHIRRILKRMDRYIKFESNPNEALPHTFSDLLIYCAERNVMLAEYEMNGTLEKENVIFIGLICRKADWHVVIFDIGRGNTKEISIADIKDISYSFQKTVKTHDISIYNYQKFLNPTDSAN, encoded by the coding sequence ATGAATAAAGTTGAACGCCAAAATAAATTAATTCAATTTATTGAAACGAATGATCAACTAACTGCTACACAACTTGCGAAAAAATTAGAAGTTTCTAAACGAACAATTTTGCGTGATATACAAGATCTTGAAAATCAAGGTGTTCAAATCATCGCAAAGCAAGGTGTTCTTGGTGGTTACCGTATTCAACCAGATCATTCACCCATCAAGCTAGAATTGACCGAAGATCAAATGCTCGCTTTATTTATGACATTAAACGAAAGTCAGTCATATACAAAATTGCCTTACCGTAAAGAAATTCAACAACTCATCAAAAAATGTTTAAATCAACCAGCCACCCATATTCGCCGGATTTTAAAACGAATGGATCGATATATAAAATTCGAATCCAATCCTAATGAAGCCCTACCTCATACTTTTTCTGACTTACTTATTTATTGTGCCGAACGTAATGTCATGTTGGCAGAGTATGAAATGAATGGAACATTAGAAAAAGAAAATGTGATTTTTATCGGATTAATTTGTCGCAAAGCAGATTGGCATGTTGTTATTTTTGATATTGGCCGAGGCAATACTAAAGAAATCTCAATTGCAGATATAAAAGACATTTCTTATTCTTTCCAAAAAACAGTTAAAACACATGATATTTCTATTTATAACTACCAAAAATTTTTAAATCCAACTGATTCTGCAAACTGA
- a CDS encoding inositol monophosphatase family protein: MNKTERIHLDKEIRQWLKGLDDIIPQLIADMHTETKANQFDLVTNVDRMIQDKFEMFLQTHYPSHQLFAEEKNNDLVDAKHGDVWIMDPIDGTANLVKQQTDYCIILSYFADGEAQLSYIYDYPHKVLYKAIKGVGAFENETPLPTVVERDIKYLILSYNIYVLNETTLKDLKEAAFSYRLIGSCGLDSVRVIKGQFGAHINTNSKPWDISAQFLFAKELGLKMTDLQGEPLDFSKAGPFIISNPGCHKAVLNILNENGGYQADFINKT; encoded by the coding sequence TTGAATAAAACAGAACGCATTCATCTTGATAAAGAAATAAGACAATGGTTAAAGGGACTAGACGATATTATCCCGCAATTGATAGCAGATATGCATACAGAGACAAAGGCGAATCAATTTGATTTAGTCACAAATGTAGATCGTATGATTCAAGATAAATTTGAAATGTTTTTACAAACCCACTACCCATCACATCAGCTTTTTGCTGAGGAGAAGAATAATGATTTAGTAGATGCAAAACATGGTGATGTATGGATTATGGATCCTATCGATGGTACAGCGAATCTTGTTAAACAACAAACGGATTATTGTATTATCTTGAGCTATTTTGCAGATGGTGAAGCACAGTTATCTTATATCTATGATTATCCGCATAAAGTACTTTATAAAGCGATTAAAGGTGTAGGTGCATTTGAAAATGAAACGCCGTTGCCTACCGTTGTCGAGCGAGATATTAAGTATTTGATTTTATCCTATAATATCTATGTTTTAAATGAAACAACATTGAAAGATTTGAAAGAAGCTGCTTTTAGTTATCGTTTGATAGGGTCATGCGGTTTAGATTCAGTGAGGGTTATTAAAGGACAATTTGGTGCACATATTAATACAAATTCTAAACCTTGGGATATTTCTGCTCAATTCTTGTTTGCTAAAGAACTAGGTTTGAAAATGACTGATTTACAAGGAGAGCCTCTTGATTTTTCAAAAGCAGGTCCGTTCATCATCAGTAATCCAGGGTGCCATAAAGCAGTTTTAAATATTTTAAATGAAAATGGCGGATATCAAGCTGATTTCATTAATAAGACTTAA